Proteins encoded together in one Candidatus Acidiferrales bacterium window:
- a CDS encoding class I SAM-dependent methyltransferase: MASEKDYILGTHDEEISRLGLQHLVWRPRALDTWKRAGFSVGQTIIDIGCGPGYAAFDLSEIVGASGHIFAIDRSRRFLDNVESARDRRGYANITAVECDLDEEDFQAPRADGAWCRWIFSFVKRPHELVSRIARSLKKNGVIVLHEYFDYSTWRFAPRSGELEEFVEAVMGSWRASGGEPDIGLNLPVWLEECGFEITEMKPIIDIVPASSFVWQWPRAFINANLDRLVELGRMDRERAREILRAVDACEKRPGTLMITPAVVEIIALLKNP, from the coding sequence ATGGCTTCCGAAAAAGATTATATACTGGGAACGCACGATGAAGAGATTTCGCGGCTCGGGCTTCAGCATCTCGTTTGGCGGCCGCGGGCACTGGACACATGGAAACGCGCTGGCTTCTCTGTCGGCCAAACGATAATAGACATCGGGTGTGGACCGGGTTACGCAGCGTTTGATCTGTCGGAAATAGTCGGAGCCTCGGGACACATTTTTGCCATAGACCGTTCCAGGAGATTTTTAGACAACGTCGAGTCAGCGCGGGACCGACGCGGTTACGCAAATATCACCGCGGTCGAATGCGATTTGGACGAAGAAGATTTTCAGGCCCCGCGTGCGGATGGAGCGTGGTGCAGGTGGATATTCTCCTTTGTGAAACGTCCTCATGAGTTGGTCAGCCGCATTGCACGAAGTTTGAAGAAGAATGGAGTGATCGTCCTTCACGAATACTTTGACTATTCAACGTGGCGGTTCGCTCCGCGTTCCGGCGAACTGGAGGAATTCGTGGAAGCGGTCATGGGAAGCTGGCGTGCGAGCGGCGGGGAACCGGATATAGGTCTCAACCTGCCGGTGTGGCTGGAAGAGTGCGGCTTCGAGATAACGGAGATGAAACCGATCATCGACATCGTGCCTGCGTCCAGCTTCGTATGGCAATGGCCGAGGGCTTTTATCAATGCGAATCTCGATCGCCTAGTCGAGCTCGGTCGTATGGATAGAGAAAGGGCGAGGGAGATTTTGCGCGCGGTCGATGCTTGTGAGAAACGCCCCGGCACTTTGATGATTACTCCGGCCGTCGTAGAGATAATTGCTTTATTAAAGAATCCGTAG
- a CDS encoding NAD(P)-dependent oxidoreductase — protein MHVLVTGAGGFIGRSVVRKARLHGWKVTGVARRPGAETNLVADLRDPIRNWEVPDAVIHLAGGFAGCTMKELVDTDLVIANNLIEWGKKEGVRRWVFASAAEVYGDIDGEADEDYPCRPVIPYGEIKLRVEELFHDAGFPEVMVCRVGEVYGSDGRILHELGGKLRMGFCPWGGDGKVRISFIHVEDVAEALLLACEKAKPGFTIYNAGDNEPATWRQFLEEIASQLHVRGPYYLPRLAAYLYAWSAAWTDRLSRRPPNITPQTLRLLVTPKVLSSKRLHDELGFVPKYANIYTGLNEALHVMVESK, from the coding sequence ATGCATGTTCTCGTGACTGGAGCCGGCGGCTTCATCGGACGCTCGGTAGTAAGAAAAGCGCGGTTGCACGGGTGGAAAGTGACCGGAGTCGCGAGACGTCCGGGTGCCGAGACAAATTTAGTTGCGGATTTACGCGATCCCATTCGCAATTGGGAAGTCCCCGATGCTGTCATCCATCTTGCTGGCGGTTTTGCAGGCTGCACAATGAAAGAGCTGGTGGATACCGATCTTGTTATTGCCAATAACCTGATTGAATGGGGAAAGAAAGAAGGAGTGCGGAGGTGGGTTTTCGCAAGTGCGGCAGAAGTTTACGGCGACATCGACGGCGAAGCTGACGAAGATTATCCGTGCCGTCCCGTGATTCCTTACGGAGAAATAAAACTCCGTGTTGAAGAGTTGTTCCATGATGCTGGATTTCCTGAAGTAATGGTTTGCCGTGTCGGCGAAGTGTACGGCTCCGACGGCCGCATTCTTCACGAACTGGGCGGCAAGTTGCGAATGGGGTTTTGTCCGTGGGGAGGCGACGGAAAAGTAAGAATCAGCTTCATACATGTCGAGGACGTCGCCGAGGCGCTTCTTCTTGCATGCGAAAAGGCGAAGCCGGGTTTCACCATTTACAATGCAGGCGACAACGAGCCCGCAACGTGGCGGCAGTTCCTCGAGGAGATTGCGTCCCAGCTGCATGTCCGCGGTCCGTACTATCTTCCCAGACTTGCCGCTTATCTTTATGCGTGGTCGGCGGCGTGGACAGACAGATTGAGCCGCAGACCGCCTAACATTACGCCGCAGACTCTTCGGTTGCTTGTCACGCCGAAGGTCTTATCGAGCAAGCGTCTGCACGATGAGCTGGGTTTCGTCCCGAAGTATGCGAACATCTATACCGGACTCAACGAAGCGCTTCACGTTATGGTGGAGTCGAAATAA
- a CDS encoding YncE family protein encodes MKEFILHHFCDNVFAAALIALLFTVDTLGPRALYAQKVMATIPTGALPTDVVVNPVTDKIYVSNTYDSTVTVIDGARNSTATIHACFAPQMLVVNPAMNRIYAAGSESVTVIDGATDDTIDIPVPADPIAMALNPVPNRLYIVCRNFGQLVVIDGKTNAVSFLPVGGSPVTIAANMRTNMIYIGGISVDSSLIVLDCATGRMHVILDTIIVYGITVDPAANKIYVSCAGRRTNSPEVLVVDCSTGTFHDINYAAVDNPSIALNPATGKVYVADRGSSDIKVIDGATYETTTLTGGAGQGAMAVDEALNRIYIANSNDNTVTVLDGRTNGITTLRVGTKPVAIAVNSVTHKVYVVNQYDNTVTVIDGR; translated from the coding sequence ATGAAAGAGTTCATACTTCATCATTTTTGCGATAATGTATTCGCTGCCGCACTCATCGCGCTTCTCTTCACCGTGGATACACTTGGGCCCCGCGCGCTCTACGCACAGAAGGTAATGGCCACGATTCCGACCGGCGCCCTTCCTACCGATGTCGTCGTAAATCCTGTTACCGACAAGATCTACGTATCGAATACGTACGACAGCACCGTCACGGTGATAGACGGGGCGAGGAACAGCACGGCCACCATACATGCCTGTTTTGCTCCTCAGATGCTCGTTGTCAATCCTGCAATGAACAGGATTTACGCGGCGGGATCGGAATCTGTCACAGTAATTGACGGAGCTACAGATGACACGATCGACATACCTGTTCCGGCCGATCCGATTGCAATGGCGCTCAACCCGGTCCCCAATAGGCTTTACATCGTGTGCCGGAATTTCGGTCAGCTTGTAGTGATCGACGGTAAGACCAACGCCGTGTCATTCCTGCCTGTCGGAGGATCGCCGGTGACGATTGCGGCCAACATGCGTACGAACATGATATATATCGGAGGGATTTCGGTAGACAGCAGCCTGATCGTGCTCGATTGCGCGACAGGCCGGATGCATGTCATCCTGGATACGATCATAGTATATGGCATCACGGTCGATCCTGCTGCAAATAAAATCTATGTCTCTTGCGCGGGACGGCGCACTAATTCGCCCGAAGTATTGGTTGTCGATTGTTCTACCGGCACGTTTCACGACATAAATTATGCGGCAGTGGATAACCCCTCGATTGCGCTCAACCCCGCGACCGGCAAGGTCTACGTCGCTGACCGCGGAAGCAGCGACATCAAGGTGATCGACGGCGCGACTTACGAAACTACGACATTGACCGGCGGAGCAGGCCAGGGAGCGATGGCGGTCGATGAAGCTCTGAACAGGATTTATATAGCTAACTCGAATGACAACACCGTTACAGTTCTCGATGGCAGAACGAATGGGATTACCACCCTGCGTGTCGGGACAAAACCGGTCGCAATCGCCGTCAATTCAGTCACACATAAAGTTTACGTGGTGAACCAATACGATAACACCGTGACGGTGATCGACGGGAGATAA
- a CDS encoding lysylphosphatidylglycerol synthase transmembrane domain-containing protein produces MKIIGAKEDEEYGSQAKSNPGIEDGLHRPGPPLSFSARRTAGIVLKVLAASIIVFILWRQFVNVKVDSVLALLDRVGFAVMLVLIPPLLELLAESLGLALCIPGTGPFRRLFKVLPVRIGCDTLINSLPAGVVPAETLRPIWLRRACNVPIEESFAACLMGKINMAAAQGLFLTVIMALIIFAGPAHGSAAALSGRTMMPAVALLALVFAAVIYIYSGARLTQLASLLKRITWNRWRRFLSRIESSVNRIDATILHFSRQNRRALFGSLASFVVGWTLLGCESYVILRILGQSITVGQGFLMEGTACLLRIAFFFIPSAFGATEAAYVSLIASFGVADAPSVALAFITIKRSREVIWIVLGYLAIMIYGRSKAGDAGSLHRVSKRK; encoded by the coding sequence ATGAAAATCATAGGCGCGAAAGAAGACGAAGAGTATGGGAGTCAAGCGAAGAGCAATCCCGGCATTGAGGACGGTCTTCATCGCCCCGGCCCGCCCCTCTCTTTCTCCGCACGCCGGACAGCAGGCATCGTCCTGAAGGTCCTTGCGGCTTCGATAATCGTGTTCATCCTCTGGCGCCAGTTCGTCAACGTGAAGGTGGACTCAGTGCTCGCACTTCTTGACAGGGTTGGATTCGCCGTAATGCTCGTCCTCATTCCGCCGCTCCTTGAATTATTGGCCGAGTCTCTCGGTCTCGCACTCTGCATTCCCGGCACCGGTCCGTTCAGACGTTTGTTCAAGGTTCTCCCCGTGCGCATCGGGTGCGACACGCTGATCAATTCCCTGCCTGCCGGCGTCGTGCCAGCTGAAACGCTCCGTCCCATCTGGCTGCGCCGCGCCTGCAATGTACCGATCGAAGAAAGCTTCGCCGCCTGCCTGATGGGAAAAATAAATATGGCGGCAGCACAGGGATTGTTCCTCACGGTCATCATGGCATTGATTATTTTTGCCGGGCCGGCGCATGGATCCGCCGCCGCGCTTTCAGGAAGAACAATGATGCCGGCAGTCGCCCTCCTCGCCCTCGTCTTCGCTGCGGTTATATACATCTACAGCGGCGCGCGTCTTACCCAGCTTGCATCGCTCCTGAAACGAATCACGTGGAATCGATGGAGGCGTTTTCTTTCCCGAATCGAGTCGAGCGTGAACAGAATCGACGCGACGATCCTTCACTTCTCACGTCAGAACCGGCGAGCGCTCTTCGGCTCCCTCGCATCGTTCGTCGTCGGATGGACACTGCTGGGATGCGAATCGTACGTGATCCTGAGAATCCTCGGTCAGAGCATCACGGTGGGTCAGGGATTCCTCATGGAAGGGACTGCATGTCTTCTCCGGATAGCGTTCTTCTTCATCCCGTCGGCTTTCGGTGCTACAGAAGCCGCTTATGTTTCACTGATCGCCAGTTTCGGTGTCGCCGACGCTCCCTCGGTCGCATTGGCATTTATCACCATCAAGCGGTCCCGCGAGGTCATCTGGATAGTCTTAGGATATCTGGCAATAATGATTTACGGAAGAAGCAAGGCTGGAGATGCGGGTTCCCTCCACCGGGTGAGCAAAAGAAAGTGA